A stretch of the Mycobacterium sp. ITM-2016-00317 genome encodes the following:
- a CDS encoding metallopeptidase TldD-related protein, with translation MIGAQLVVELALNEARRLGRADETIVLVTDRVDASLRWANNTMTTNGESTGRTTTVISVVRNGEDAHVGTVRSSAVDPAVITDLVAASQNAAAAAPPARDSAPALPGGDAPADWDAEVPRTGVQVFGSVATTLARGFRGRDTLFGYARHVLETTFVATSNGLRRRYTQPNGSVEINAKRDGASAWSGVSTPDFVDVPTDSMLEDLATRLSWAQRTVELPAGRYETLMPPSTVADMMIYLTWTMGGRGAQEGRTALAAPGGGTRVGEKLTSLPLTLYSDPGAPGLECAPFVTATNSSERSSVFDNGLPIDRVDWIRDGVINALAYPRAAAAEFGAPVAVGADNLLMTGGTASLQEMIAGTERGLLLTTLWYIREVDPSVLLLTGLTRDGVYLVEDGQVTAAVNNFRFNESPLDLLRRAAEAGRSEVTLPREWGDWATRAQMPSLRIPDFHMSSVSQAQ, from the coding sequence ATGATCGGGGCACAACTGGTGGTCGAGCTCGCGCTGAACGAGGCGCGGCGGCTGGGCCGGGCGGACGAGACGATCGTGCTGGTCACCGACCGGGTGGACGCGTCGCTGCGGTGGGCCAACAACACGATGACCACCAACGGCGAGTCGACCGGCCGCACCACCACCGTCATCTCGGTGGTGCGCAACGGCGAGGACGCGCACGTGGGAACCGTGCGCTCCAGCGCGGTGGATCCGGCGGTCATCACCGATCTGGTGGCCGCGTCCCAGAACGCGGCCGCCGCGGCGCCACCGGCGCGCGACAGCGCCCCCGCGCTGCCCGGTGGGGACGCGCCGGCCGACTGGGACGCCGAGGTCCCGCGGACCGGGGTCCAGGTGTTCGGCAGCGTGGCAACGACTTTGGCGCGGGGCTTCCGGGGCCGCGACACCCTGTTCGGGTACGCACGGCACGTGCTGGAGACGACGTTCGTCGCGACCTCGAACGGCCTGCGCAGGCGCTACACCCAGCCGAACGGTTCGGTGGAGATCAACGCCAAGCGTGACGGGGCCAGCGCCTGGAGCGGGGTCAGCACACCGGATTTCGTGGACGTCCCGACGGATTCGATGCTGGAGGATCTCGCGACCAGGCTGTCTTGGGCGCAGCGCACCGTCGAACTGCCCGCAGGCCGGTACGAGACGCTGATGCCGCCGTCCACCGTGGCCGACATGATGATCTATCTGACGTGGACGATGGGTGGCCGCGGAGCCCAGGAAGGCCGGACCGCGCTGGCTGCGCCCGGCGGCGGCACCCGGGTGGGGGAGAAGCTGACCTCGCTGCCGCTGACGCTGTACTCCGACCCGGGTGCGCCGGGGCTGGAGTGCGCGCCGTTCGTCACGGCGACGAATTCGTCGGAGCGGTCGTCGGTGTTCGACAACGGCCTGCCCATCGACCGGGTGGACTGGATCCGCGACGGCGTCATCAACGCGCTGGCCTATCCGCGAGCGGCCGCCGCGGAGTTCGGCGCCCCGGTGGCGGTGGGTGCGGACAACCTGCTGATGACCGGTGGGACGGCGAGCCTGCAGGAGATGATCGCCGGCACCGAGCGGGGGCTGCTGCTGACCACGCTGTGGTACATCCGTGAGGTCGATCCGTCGGTGCTGCTGCTGACGGGGCTGACCCGGGACGGGGTCTATCTGGTCGAGGACGGTCAGGTCACCGCTGCGGTGAACAACTTCCGGTTCAACGAGAGCCCGCTGGATCTGCTGCGCCGGGCCGCCGAGGCCGGGCGCAGCGAGGTCACCCTTCCGCGCGAATGGGGCGACTGGGCCACCCGCGCCCAGATGCCGTCGCTGCGGATTCCCGACTTCCACATGTCCTCGGTCAGTCAGGCGCAATAA
- a CDS encoding energy-coupling factor transporter transmembrane protein EcfT translates to MTATAPRKPRRQVVLLRPVPGDTVMHRLWAGSKLLIVAGIGVLLTFYPGWVPIGAVALLVVVGAVLARIPRGVLPSIPGWLWFLLLLGGLTATFAGGSPVVGIGSAEIGLGGLLNFLRITALSIVLLGLGAMVSWTTNVAEVAPAVAKLGRPLRALRIPVDDWAVTLALALRAFPMLVDEFSVLYAARRLRPREVDGNRRSRLRRRASGLIDMLAAAVTVALRRADEMGDAITARGGAGQISAVPSGPKRRDWVAFAVVILVCGIALALELTILGTSGIQR, encoded by the coding sequence ATGACCGCCACCGCGCCCCGCAAGCCGCGCAGGCAGGTGGTGCTGCTGCGCCCGGTGCCCGGCGACACCGTCATGCACCGGCTGTGGGCGGGCTCGAAGCTGTTGATCGTGGCCGGTATCGGCGTGCTGCTCACCTTCTACCCGGGCTGGGTGCCGATCGGGGCGGTGGCGCTGCTGGTGGTCGTCGGCGCGGTACTGGCCCGCATCCCGCGCGGCGTGCTGCCCTCGATCCCGGGCTGGCTGTGGTTCCTGCTGCTGCTGGGCGGGCTCACCGCGACCTTCGCCGGGGGCAGCCCGGTGGTCGGCATCGGGTCGGCCGAGATCGGCCTGGGCGGGCTGCTGAACTTCCTGCGCATCACCGCGCTGTCGATCGTGCTGCTGGGTCTGGGCGCCATGGTGTCGTGGACCACCAACGTCGCCGAGGTCGCGCCCGCGGTGGCCAAACTCGGCCGTCCGCTGCGCGCGCTGCGCATCCCGGTCGACGACTGGGCGGTGACGCTGGCGTTGGCGCTGAGGGCATTCCCGATGCTGGTCGACGAATTCAGTGTGCTCTACGCCGCGCGCCGGCTGCGGCCCCGCGAGGTCGACGGTAACCGGCGCTCGCGGCTGCGCCGACGGGCGTCCGGCCTGATCGACATGCTCGCGGCCGCGGTCACCGTCGCGCTGCGCCGGGCCGACGAGATGGGCGACGCGATCACCGCCCGCGGTGGGGCAGGGCAGATCTCGGCGGTCCCGTCGGGGCCCAAACGCCGCGACTGGGTGGCGTTCGCCGTCGTGATCCTGGTGTGCGGCATCGCGCTGGCACTGGAGCTGACCATCCTGGGCACCAGCGGCATCCAACGCTGA
- a CDS encoding DUF2232 domain-containing protein gives MTSAGPERVPRRSGPLQPVELAQAAVMGALCAAIAIIAVVVPFAAGLSLLGTVPMGLLAYRYRLRVLLAATVAGGVVAFLIAGMGGFMTVVNCAYIGGLTGIVKRRGRGTPTVIGCALVAGALFGVVIVAALAVLSRLRNLMFDSVTANITGLAAVIERVPGMEPVAERLTRDFGTALDYWPLLFFATGVVSITFVSLVGWWALSRVLGRLVEVPDVHKLEASADVGAIAPVPLQLHDIRFRYPSAAHDALGPVSLTVRPGEHLAITGANGSGKTTLMLVLSGREPTSGTVERPGAVGLGKIGGTAVVMQHPESQVLGTRVADDLVWGLPPGAAVDVDQLLAEVGLDGLAERDTGGLSGGELQRLAVAGALAREPSLLIADEVTSMVDQDGREGLMSVLSGLTRRHRTALVHITHYNNEAEAADRTVMLTGNGASDNTEMVEQADVPMPAPTADEPRGAPVLELVGVGHQYGSGTPWAKSALDGIDLTVHEGDGVLIHGLNGSGKSTLAWIMAGLTVPTTGSCLLDGEPVSEQVGAVAISFQAARLQLMRSHVAHEIASAAGFSVRDRERVIAALATVGLDPALATRRIDQLSGGQMRRVVLAGLLARSPRALILDEPLAGLDAESARGLLRLLEDLRRREKLTVVVISHDFAGLDGLCPRTVHLENGRLAPTPTTAGGRS, from the coding sequence ATGACATCGGCCGGCCCGGAGCGCGTCCCCCGACGTTCCGGGCCCCTGCAACCGGTCGAACTCGCCCAGGCCGCGGTGATGGGCGCGCTGTGCGCGGCCATCGCGATCATCGCGGTCGTGGTGCCGTTCGCGGCGGGCCTGTCGCTGCTGGGCACCGTGCCGATGGGTCTGCTCGCCTACCGCTACCGGCTGCGAGTGCTGCTGGCCGCGACGGTGGCCGGCGGCGTGGTCGCGTTCCTCATCGCCGGCATGGGCGGCTTCATGACCGTCGTGAACTGTGCCTACATCGGGGGCCTGACCGGCATCGTCAAACGGCGCGGCCGCGGTACGCCGACCGTCATCGGCTGCGCGCTGGTCGCCGGTGCGCTGTTCGGGGTCGTGATCGTGGCGGCGCTCGCCGTGCTGAGCAGGCTGCGCAACCTGATGTTCGACTCGGTCACCGCCAACATCACCGGTCTCGCCGCGGTCATCGAACGCGTGCCGGGCATGGAACCGGTCGCCGAACGGCTCACCCGCGACTTCGGCACCGCGCTGGACTACTGGCCGTTGCTCTTCTTCGCCACCGGCGTGGTCAGCATCACCTTCGTCAGCCTGGTCGGCTGGTGGGCGCTGTCGCGGGTGCTCGGCCGGCTGGTCGAGGTGCCCGACGTGCACAAACTGGAAGCCTCCGCCGACGTCGGCGCCATCGCGCCGGTCCCGTTGCAGCTGCACGACATCCGGTTCCGCTACCCGAGCGCCGCGCACGACGCGCTCGGTCCGGTGTCGCTGACCGTTCGGCCCGGAGAGCATCTGGCGATCACCGGAGCCAACGGCTCGGGCAAGACGACGCTGATGCTGGTGCTGTCGGGCCGCGAACCCACGTCCGGGACCGTGGAACGGCCCGGGGCGGTCGGCCTGGGCAAGATCGGCGGCACCGCGGTGGTGATGCAGCATCCGGAGAGCCAGGTCCTGGGCACCCGGGTCGCCGACGACCTGGTCTGGGGCCTGCCGCCGGGGGCCGCCGTCGACGTGGACCAACTGCTCGCCGAGGTCGGGCTCGACGGACTGGCCGAACGGGACACCGGCGGACTGTCCGGCGGCGAACTGCAGCGCCTGGCCGTGGCCGGCGCGCTGGCCCGCGAGCCGTCGCTGCTGATCGCCGACGAGGTCACCAGCATGGTCGACCAGGACGGGCGCGAGGGGCTGATGTCGGTGCTGTCGGGGCTGACCAGGCGTCACCGCACCGCGCTGGTGCACATCACGCACTACAACAACGAGGCCGAGGCCGCCGACCGGACCGTGATGCTCACCGGTAACGGCGCGTCCGACAACACCGAGATGGTGGAGCAGGCCGACGTACCCATGCCTGCGCCGACCGCCGACGAGCCCCGCGGCGCGCCCGTCCTCGAACTCGTCGGGGTCGGCCACCAGTACGGCAGCGGCACCCCGTGGGCCAAGTCCGCGCTGGACGGCATCGACCTCACCGTGCACGAAGGCGACGGGGTGTTGATCCACGGACTCAACGGTTCCGGCAAGTCCACGCTGGCGTGGATCATGGCGGGCCTGACCGTGCCGACCACCGGCAGCTGTCTGCTCGACGGGGAGCCCGTCTCCGAACAGGTTGGTGCGGTGGCCATCTCGTTCCAGGCCGCCCGGCTGCAGCTGATGCGCAGCCACGTCGCCCACGAGATCGCCTCGGCGGCCGGGTTCTCGGTGCGCGACAGGGAGCGCGTGATCGCCGCGCTGGCCACCGTCGGCCTCGACCCCGCCCTGGCGACGCGGCGCATCGATCAGCTCAGCGGCGGGCAGATGAGACGCGTGGTGCTGGCCGGCCTCCTGGCCCGCTCACCGCGCGCGCTGATCCTCGACGAACCACTGGCCGGGCTGGACGCCGAATCCGCGCGGGGACTGCTGCGGCTGCTGGAGGACCTACGCCGCCGCGAGAAGTTGACCGTCGTGGTGATCTCCCACGACTTCGCCGGCCTCGACGGGCTGTGCCCGCGCACGGTGCATCTCGAGAACGGCAGGCTCGCACCCACCCCGACCACGGCCGGAGGTCGATCATGA
- a CDS encoding MarR family transcriptional regulator — MSTTLGSDLLSVVARINRLANQRVRMPVPFAQARLLSTIEDRGEARISDLAALDHCSQPTMTMQVRRLEDAGLVTRAADPNDARAVLIRITPDGVAALRQARADRGAAVAPYLERLSEADRACLEQAVEIMRRIIEDATTPSPTPR; from the coding sequence ATGTCGACCACGCTCGGTTCAGACCTGCTCTCGGTGGTGGCCCGCATCAACCGGCTCGCCAATCAGCGGGTCCGGATGCCGGTCCCGTTCGCCCAGGCCCGACTGCTGTCCACGATCGAGGACCGCGGCGAGGCGCGGATCTCGGATCTGGCTGCGCTCGACCACTGCTCGCAACCGACGATGACCATGCAGGTGCGCCGCCTGGAGGACGCCGGACTGGTCACCCGCGCGGCCGACCCGAACGACGCACGCGCGGTGCTGATCCGGATCACCCCGGACGGTGTCGCGGCGCTGCGCCAGGCCCGCGCGGACCGCGGGGCGGCCGTCGCGCCGTACCTGGAACGGCTGAGCGAGGCCGACCGCGCCTGCCTGGAGCAGGCGGTCGAGATCATGCGCAGGATCATCGAGGACGCCACCACCCCGAGTCCGACACCGCGCTGA
- a CDS encoding MFS transporter, with product MLRSQPKAVWAVAFASVVAFMGIGLVDPILKPIADNLDATPSQVSLLFTSYMAVMGLAMLVTGVVSSRIGPKRTLLLGLAIIIAGAGLAGMSDSVMGIVGWRALWGLGNALFIATALATIVKSARGSVAQAIILYEAALGLGIAVGPLVGGLLGSISWRGPFFGVSALMALALVVTTFLLPATPRAERATTLADPFRALRHRGLFGVGVTALLYNFGFFTLLAFTPFPLDMNAHEIGLIFFGWGVALAFTSVVVAPRLQRRFGTVPALLVNLLAMTATLAVMAIATDHKAVLAGGVVVAGLWIGINNTLITETVMKAAPIERGVASAAYSFMRFGGAAVAPWLAGVLGERVSVHLPFWVGAAAVLLAAVALAATRGHLTHIDDEETELDALTDQAGAVTVGSDS from the coding sequence ATGCTTCGTTCCCAACCCAAGGCCGTCTGGGCGGTCGCCTTCGCCTCCGTCGTCGCGTTCATGGGCATCGGGCTGGTCGACCCGATCCTCAAACCCATCGCCGACAACCTGGACGCGACCCCGTCACAGGTGTCGCTGCTGTTCACCAGCTACATGGCCGTGATGGGCCTGGCCATGCTGGTCACCGGCGTGGTGTCCAGCCGGATCGGCCCGAAACGCACACTGCTGCTGGGGCTGGCCATCATCATCGCGGGCGCCGGACTGGCCGGCATGAGTGACAGCGTGATGGGCATCGTGGGCTGGCGCGCGCTGTGGGGCCTGGGCAACGCCCTGTTCATCGCGACCGCGCTGGCCACCATCGTCAAGTCCGCCCGCGGCTCGGTGGCGCAGGCGATCATCCTCTACGAAGCCGCGCTCGGCCTCGGGATCGCCGTCGGCCCACTGGTCGGCGGTCTGCTCGGGTCGATCTCGTGGCGTGGCCCGTTCTTCGGCGTCTCCGCGCTGATGGCGCTGGCGCTGGTGGTCACCACCTTCCTGCTGCCCGCCACGCCGCGCGCCGAACGCGCCACCACGCTGGCCGACCCGTTCCGCGCCCTGCGGCACCGCGGGCTGTTCGGCGTCGGGGTCACCGCGCTGCTGTACAACTTCGGGTTCTTCACACTGCTGGCCTTCACGCCGTTCCCGCTGGACATGAACGCCCACGAGATCGGCCTGATCTTCTTCGGATGGGGTGTGGCCCTCGCGTTCACCTCGGTGGTCGTCGCGCCCCGGCTGCAACGCCGGTTCGGCACCGTGCCGGCGCTGCTGGTGAACCTGCTCGCGATGACCGCGACGCTGGCCGTGATGGCGATCGCCACCGACCACAAGGCCGTGCTGGCCGGCGGTGTGGTGGTGGCCGGACTGTGGATCGGCATCAACAACACGCTGATCACCGAGACCGTGATGAAGGCGGCGCCAATCGAGCGCGGAGTCGCGTCGGCGGCCTACAGCTTCATGCGGTTCGGCGGGGCCGCGGTGGCGCCGTGGCTGGCCGGGGTGCTCGGGGAGCGGGTCAGCGTGCACCTGCCGTTCTGGGTGGGTGCCGCCGCGGTCCTACTGGCCGCCGTCGCGCTCGCCGCCACGCGCGGACACCTGACCCACATCGACGACGAGGAAACCGAACTCGACGCACTGACCGATCAGGCCGGCGCAGTCACCGTGGGCAGCGACAGCTGA
- a CDS encoding VIT1/CCC1 transporter family protein translates to MQPSGEPLSPTGMPHVPYHRHADVTGGWLRAATFGAMDGLVSNTALIAGVAASADAHTVVISGVAGLLAGAFSMALGEYTSVTTANEQIESEVRVERRSFRSHPDDERAELVAMLTDMGMSPDTATKASEEIHRDESKAMNFHLVQELGVDPREKPSPWVAAFSSFFLFAIGAVIPLIPYLLGYASLWAGLACGGVGLLLVGGVAARFTRKAVAWAAIRQLLLGGAAIAVTYFVGYLVGAAVT, encoded by the coding sequence ATGCAGCCATCCGGGGAGCCGTTGTCACCGACGGGCATGCCGCACGTGCCGTATCACCGTCACGCCGACGTGACCGGGGGCTGGCTGCGGGCGGCCACGTTCGGCGCGATGGACGGTCTGGTGAGCAACACCGCGCTGATCGCGGGCGTGGCCGCGAGTGCGGACGCGCACACCGTGGTGATCAGCGGGGTTGCCGGCTTGCTGGCCGGTGCGTTCTCGATGGCGCTGGGGGAGTACACGTCGGTGACGACGGCCAACGAGCAGATCGAATCGGAGGTGCGGGTGGAACGCCGGTCCTTCCGCAGCCATCCCGACGACGAGCGAGCGGAACTGGTGGCGATGCTCACCGACATGGGGATGTCGCCGGATACGGCGACCAAGGCCTCCGAGGAGATCCACCGTGACGAGAGCAAGGCGATGAACTTCCATCTCGTCCAGGAGCTGGGGGTGGACCCGCGGGAGAAGCCGTCGCCGTGGGTGGCGGCGTTCTCGTCGTTCTTCCTGTTCGCCATCGGCGCGGTGATCCCGCTGATCCCGTACCTGCTCGGATACGCCTCGCTGTGGGCCGGGCTGGCGTGCGGCGGCGTCGGACTGCTGCTGGTCGGCGGTGTCGCGGCGCGGTTCACCCGCAAGGCGGTGGCGTGGGCCGCGATTCGCCAGCTGCTGCTCGGCGGCGCCGCGATCGCGGTGACCTACTTCGTCGGCTACCTGGTCGGGGCCGCGGTCACCTGA
- a CDS encoding acyl-CoA dehydrogenase, whose translation MTTTAEHLRNSLDGRFRDVKNRVRHELSNEIFRPHYTPNTVIARTKVAEQMRIMAARGAAEDGFKKEHGGNGDVGAAVTQIEMLAMSDLSLMVKAGVQWGLFGGAIENLGTERHHQAYVKKLINLEVLGCFAMTETGHGSDVQSLETTATYDPATQEFVIDSPTPSARKDYIGGAAETARVAAVFAQLITPDGVTHGVHCFVVPIRDEDGNDLPGVTTSDCHYKGGLPGVDNGRIQFDNVRVPRENLLNKYADVAPDGTYSSPIENPSRRFFTMLGTLIRGRVTVGGSAGAAARVALDIATRYALQRRQFSDPDGGEVLLMDYLVHQRRLFPLIARSYALQFAQNELVAKCHELQTSDDPDPEEQRELESRAAGLKAANTWHATRAIQEAREACGGAGYLAENRLIALKADTDVFTTFEGDNHVLFQLVAKELLTAYADDIKGMSPVEWVRFAASFAGERVLKRTAAQTIMQTILDTRQDNEEEGSLFNRGTQVQMFEDREEYMVASVARRLQGKSKEMSAFEAFNSVQDHVLHVAHAHIDRIVLEAFVAGIDSCEDRQAREVLGLVCDLYALSVIEEDKAWFVEHRFLSTERAKAVTRAINDRCRRLRPYAELLVDGFGIPEQLRYAEMLHPEHIPDADEHTPQNATSAGTI comes from the coding sequence ATGACCACCACTGCCGAGCACTTGCGCAACTCGCTGGACGGTCGCTTCCGGGACGTGAAGAACCGGGTGCGCCACGAGCTGAGCAACGAGATCTTCCGGCCGCACTACACGCCCAACACCGTCATCGCCCGCACCAAAGTGGCCGAGCAGATGAGGATCATGGCCGCCCGGGGCGCGGCCGAGGACGGCTTCAAGAAGGAGCACGGCGGCAACGGCGACGTCGGCGCCGCGGTCACCCAGATCGAGATGCTCGCGATGAGCGACCTGTCGTTGATGGTCAAGGCCGGCGTGCAGTGGGGCCTGTTCGGCGGCGCCATCGAGAATCTCGGCACCGAGCGCCACCACCAGGCCTACGTCAAAAAGCTGATCAACCTCGAGGTGCTCGGCTGTTTCGCGATGACCGAGACCGGTCACGGCAGCGACGTGCAGTCCCTGGAGACCACAGCCACCTACGATCCGGCCACCCAGGAGTTCGTCATCGACTCCCCCACACCGTCGGCCCGCAAGGACTACATCGGCGGTGCGGCCGAAACCGCGCGGGTGGCAGCTGTTTTCGCGCAGCTGATCACCCCGGACGGCGTGACCCACGGCGTGCACTGCTTCGTGGTGCCGATCCGTGACGAGGACGGCAACGACCTGCCCGGCGTGACCACCTCGGACTGCCACTACAAAGGCGGACTGCCCGGGGTCGACAACGGCCGCATCCAGTTCGACAACGTGCGGGTGCCCCGCGAGAACCTGCTCAACAAGTACGCCGACGTCGCACCCGACGGGACGTACAGCTCCCCGATCGAGAACCCCAGCCGCCGGTTCTTCACGATGCTCGGCACTCTGATCCGCGGCCGGGTCACCGTCGGGGGCAGCGCCGGCGCCGCGGCACGCGTCGCACTCGACATCGCGACCCGGTATGCGTTGCAGCGCAGGCAGTTCTCCGACCCCGACGGAGGCGAGGTGCTGCTGATGGACTATCTGGTGCACCAGCGCCGGCTGTTCCCGCTGATCGCCCGGTCGTATGCGCTGCAGTTCGCCCAGAACGAGCTGGTCGCCAAATGCCATGAGCTGCAGACTTCCGACGACCCCGACCCGGAAGAGCAGCGCGAGCTCGAGTCGCGCGCCGCGGGGCTGAAGGCCGCCAACACCTGGCACGCCACCCGGGCCATCCAGGAGGCGCGTGAAGCCTGCGGCGGCGCAGGCTATCTCGCCGAGAACCGGCTGATCGCGCTCAAGGCCGACACCGACGTCTTCACCACCTTCGAGGGCGACAACCATGTGCTGTTCCAGCTCGTGGCCAAGGAACTGCTCACCGCCTACGCCGACGACATCAAAGGCATGAGCCCCGTGGAGTGGGTGCGCTTCGCCGCCAGTTTCGCCGGCGAACGGGTACTCAAACGCACTGCCGCGCAGACGATCATGCAGACCATCCTCGACACCCGCCAGGACAACGAGGAAGAGGGCAGCCTCTTCAACCGCGGCACCCAGGTGCAGATGTTCGAGGACCGCGAGGAGTACATGGTGGCCTCGGTGGCGCGGCGGCTACAGGGCAAGTCCAAGGAGATGAGCGCATTCGAGGCGTTCAACTCGGTGCAGGACCACGTGCTGCACGTGGCCCATGCCCACATCGACCGCATCGTGCTCGAAGCCTTCGTCGCGGGCATCGACTCCTGTGAAGACCGGCAAGCCCGCGAGGTCCTCGGCCTGGTGTGCGACCTGTATGCGCTGTCGGTGATCGAGGAGGACAAGGCCTGGTTCGTCGAGCACCGGTTCCTGTCCACCGAACGCGCCAAGGCCGTCACCCGCGCCATCAACGACCGTTGCCGGCGACTGCGCCCGTACGCCGAGTTGCTCGTCGACGGGTTCGGCATCCCCGAACAGCTGCGCTACGCCGAGATGCTGCATCCCGAGCACATCCCCGACGCCGACGAGCACACCCCTCAAAACGCGACCAGCGCCGGGACCATCTAG
- a CDS encoding LppP/LprE family lipoprotein yields the protein MRVAPPRGRHLTLAVLAAAATVAAGCGWSPPSPPPTSAAADCGPGPTEQAVESELSLLPAGAWRETDRGSAADCRLHWVVVSSGDADDSPQQVFFFDDAEPVGPPTMDPKPYITVTPQGEHDAVVQYQWRQGQDEPCCPTGVGTARVTLEEGRLTVLDPIPNQ from the coding sequence ATGCGAGTTGCGCCCCCGCGGGGCAGACACCTGACGCTGGCCGTCCTGGCCGCCGCGGCCACGGTCGCCGCCGGATGCGGCTGGAGCCCACCGTCACCGCCGCCGACCAGTGCGGCCGCCGACTGCGGCCCGGGCCCGACGGAGCAGGCTGTCGAGTCCGAGCTGTCACTGCTGCCTGCGGGCGCCTGGCGCGAGACCGATCGGGGCAGCGCCGCCGACTGCCGGCTGCATTGGGTCGTGGTGTCCTCCGGCGACGCGGACGACAGCCCGCAGCAGGTGTTCTTCTTCGACGACGCGGAGCCCGTCGGCCCGCCGACGATGGACCCGAAGCCGTATATCACCGTGACCCCGCAGGGCGAGCACGACGCCGTCGTGCAGTACCAGTGGCGTCAGGGCCAGGATGAGCCGTGCTGCCCCACCGGTGTCGGCACGGCGCGGGTCACGCTCGAAGAGGGCAGGCTCACGGTTCTGGACCCGATACCGAACCAGTGA